Sequence from the Microplitis demolitor isolate Queensland-Clemson2020A chromosome 2, iyMicDemo2.1a, whole genome shotgun sequence genome:
GTAGAAACCGAATGATTGGGACCTCGAAATCCATATTTGATACTTATTTGTCCTGCAGCCATATTCGGAAGGATCCTCGGTATAAAGTAAGGACTGACTTTgctgtaactttttttcattgctTCGTGCATGGAACAAACATCAACTAAATCGACCATTCCAATACCTACAGCCACTCCAGTATCTCTTTTATCTGCTTCTTCAGTTGGTTTCCACTGTGCATCTTCAAGAGCTTCTTCAGCAGCAATCAATGCGTACGCAGTTGCCGGGCACATGGATCTCAATtcacttttagaaaatttttcatccaaATTTAATGAACCCGCATCATTTCCTCTAGGTATTTGTGCagctaaatatatttaataatatattttgtaatacgtaaataaaatggaataaaaatttaaaaatgtgtaaTTAGCGCCAGTTTTTTAAACTGGGTTTTAATATGAGTTTGAATATAGCAGatatgagacaatttataaattttaaataaattaattaattaaagtaataaaattgaaaaaaaaatgcgcgtacgaATTTTTGCACTTATCTAAATAATATTGCTAGTATATCTAtacagtaataatatataaatataccagcgataataatttaaacccggTTTCAAaacatgatactgaagttagccaacatttaatcattttttccaaaacgaccaattaaaaaaaacgaatttcaaataattgcgCCTttagtcttttaaattttttacatgagcattttttttaattttcgtaattaaactgtcaaaaaaaaatcgaaaattgttaactgtctgctaacttcaggatcatttcAAAACTGCTCcatgagtgtgaatgcagcagacatcagacaaatttaaaattattaataaatagagtaaataattaataaaattaaatttaaaaaaaatacacatttaaaaaattttgtaattattgtttttttaattatttactttatttatttataatttttaatccgtctaatgtctgctacattcacactcgtaaCTGCCCCttgaatcaatgaaaaatcagtacgcgcatttttttttcaatttcattattttaataattaattaatttgtttatttaaaatttataaattgtcatggtactgaagttagcagacttcttgtaatttttttaaaaactataaattataaaaaaacattatttttaaaaaatgtatcaatactttttttttaattctctacttgtagatattttatgatactgaagttaaccgacgtctaatagtttttgaatttttttaaaacgataaattgaaaaaaattaaatattcaaaaaattgcacctgtagcttccttaattttctacatctgcatattttttgttttttttttttaatttattttttcaaaaacaaaaatccagaaatttttaattgtctcctaacttcaggatcacgatatttttaattttgtttttttttgtgattcatttgttaaaaaaaaattcggaaaaatttaattgtctgtCAAGTTCCTGATCATTGATCACAAATTGTGTCATTCTCTcactaatattaaaaaattatttaaagaggTTATATTACCAACTCGACAGGGTAAAGTCTTATATTCTGGAGTgtctaattttattactccACTTTTTCCAGCTAGTAAAGCATTCCATGCATTTTTTACACCAACTCCTAGAGGACAAACAATTCCTAATCCCGTTACTACAACTCTTCGCCcacatttatttacttgcaTGCTTTTTATTTTGCCGGTCTCTACACTGACAGCGTAATTACAACAACAAATCACACGTAATACTAGTACTATGAATAACTACACATATGAGtacttataatataaataaatatataaagtaagtAAAGTACATTGACATCATTGCATTGATAACGAAAGCATTTGTTTATTGAATTTCGCAGTAATTACATGGACGTTTATTtgaatctatttttaaaattaaaaatcttacaacttaaattcttaaatgtaattataattaaaatgaaaattttcttaattatttgtctatttttatattaataattagattattaaatttttttaagtataaaaaaaataaatgaaattaatagaTGACATtgaatatatgtaattaataattatcacagaaattattttgcgctcgatttgataatcattaaattttttaaaatattattaaataaattaataattgcgTGTTAAATAACTCCAGGCTACAAAGCTCGAGTTTGAATTATCGAAACTTAAGTCCTTTAgctttaacttaaaattttattttctttgcttatttaacgtttttttttttctttttttagcgTAATGTTAACAGGCACTACGGTGATATTAATGatggtataaaattttgtactgGAATTAATATTGTGACTTAGTTATTTATTGACACTAAGGCACACAATGCTAATTATCGCCAGGGTTTGCGGACGGCACCAGCACTTGTGCTGCGTTTTATACCTTgatctgaaattaatttttttgcattaatattaataattaaataaattttaaatattaaaatagtttattgCATGACAAGAGatgaaacaagttaatttcaaaCATAGGTGAGGTTGACTGCTTTTATACAAAGTCTGAGTTCGTGTTTTATCTCATGCTAGACAAGATATTTTTCagaaactttgaaattttaatgtcaagcttttataaaaaaattttctggttGGTTTTAAGAGCTCAACATTAAAATGTAGATAACTAGAGAACAATGcggtatttgaaaaaattttatcagagataatttgtagggaataaaattgtctacaaaaaagatcctgtgacattttgtgataagtctgatagtttcgttGGAAAAGTATAAAGATCTTGAAattcagtataaattttacttcaagctcaaagaatttttgaacggatggatttatcaaaaaattataagagtcTTTTtatgtagagcattcaattctctacaaaaagaTATCTGCAGATTTTTCCTATGATTCATCAttagctagttataaaaatcagaagacatcaacttataatttcaatgcagctgaaataaaaaaaatttacatacttATTAATCCTGGAGAACGTTTTTCTCTTGAATTAGACGTCCATGTTTGACATCGCGTTCTTGCAGTACAAGGATGTCTGGGAGCTGGCTCTGGCATTGTAATTATTCCCattctaaaattatatttaaaattttactgctcataaaaataataatttaaattaaatatcataaattaaaaataaagattgcatatttgttaaaataaatttatgaataataatatatataaataaatatcactaaaaataattattgagacgaaaaattaatctgacaaatgtataattttgagttcacaataaataaataaatatattaaaaaatataaatatatattatgtttgATCGTactctttgaatttttttcttgctaaCGTGCGCTGAGTTGCAAAAGAGTACGACGATTTAGCAGAAGTTGGTCGTTGTTGACGTGCTTGTTTAATTTGTCGATCTTGTGAAATGATGGTCATTTTTCTAGATGGACtttgagaaaataattcaacgaTACTCATTGACGCTGCATCGcactaaaagaaaaaacaaaaatttgtaattaaatactaaattgatttattttctatatttttatcagaaatgtgcgaatagttcgaatttttgaagaattcaaatttttcgaattttcatttattgaaaaattgacaatttctcaggtatagattttttttttaaattactgacAGTTATCAATTGGGAGTTGAACAAAAttcgttgaataaattttagcctacaaaatttgaaaattttaattataaaattgatatgaagatttttcactgatatttattttcaaaatttcgtttaacttctaattgatatcaactgtaaataatttttttaaatctatgtcTCAGCGAAACTGCAACTGCGTtgccttttttcaattaattttaaaaactccacTTTcgctttaactttttttaaattaattatcaaaagtttaatacggtcattataatttaaagtcattgaatattttgaaaaagtaagGGGCGCTGTCTAAAAATGGCCTTATTGAATACTTTAAAGCTGATCGGAATTTCCTCGATTCGAATCGAGTACCGCATTCGAACCTGATTCGCATACctctaatttttatataatagttTAACCTGATGCTGTAAacgtttatgaaaatttaattcagccAACTCCCACGGAGCATCAACATGTAATTTTAACATACAGTGCAATGCTTCTCTGTaggtattttttaaagtcataatTCTCTCAGTCTTCATTAATCTCCTCACTAAGTAACCACGTGCATAAGCGTTTATAATTGTCGCAGCTTTTATCTAAAATGATAAACgccaattaataataatattataaatttaaaacaaatcattttaaaaacttacatgTCGGTCATTATAAACCGCGCCATTGGCGATAGGAATATGAGTAGTTTTACTTTCCAGCGGAAAAAGTTGTCGACTTACactagatatttttttctcacgaCTTATTTTACATTCCGACAACGAAGCATCATGAGAAACATTCAAATTAATAGACAAACTTCCTTCAGACCCAAAAGAACTTCCATTTAATGGACTACTTTCAGTATCCGAACGATTTTGATTGTCCCTTGGCAGTGACACTGAACCACgtggtgaatttttaccttttaatttatctaccggcgttgtaatttttttaattatcgcgGGCAAAGAAATACCAGGACAAGTTTTTTCCAGCTGCTCAAGAAGCATCAGCTGTTGCTTCTCGAATTCTTGCTGCATAATTATCTGTTCTCTCTGCTGACGAGCAATAAGATGCGCCATTTGCTGGTGGTGAGTCTTTTGAATCTCTTTGAACACTTGGAGTAATTTTTCCGACGTGATAACTGGTTTTGTTGTTTTATCTGAAGTGCAACTGCCGTCATACTGTTCATTTGTCGAGGCATCAAAGCTCTGGGTCATCCTATTAttgcttatatttttttttttaaaactcggTGAGTTACCATTGCTTAATGACTTGTGAGACCCGCCGTAAATTTTAGCTGCATTACTTACAGAAACATCTCtactatttttacaattataatttccaTAACTTTTTACTGCATTACTGGACTTTGATCTTACAACCGGAAtgctactttttttattggaagCACCGTAAATTAATTCCTTTGACAGCATCGACTGAATGCAGTCAACAGATTTAGCAGCATGATGGCTCACACCAACTAATTGTTTATCAGTCTTATCTTCCATTATTTTATCACTCCTGTCATTACTTCCGCTTACAGAAATACTACTTCGTCTTGCTGCTGAATTGACTCCACTGTcgctggaattttttttaatttcatcaattcCTTGCTTGTCTTTAAGCGTCCACTCAGTTTTTGAACAATTTACGCTCCATTCTTTTTGCCCGAGACCATTTACCGCAGGAGTAGGGACATAATCATCTTGCCGGTGCTGCAAGTGCGCCAATAACATCGGACTTGGCGAATCCAATGTATAAGATCCTTGTCTTACTAATTTAGGAGTCTCTGCATCAGTTTCTTCAACATCTGAAGatgatttttgtttgtaaaaatGCGGAAGTTCAACAGTAATTGGTACAATATCCAGAGTTTTAGGAACACGGGGTTTTCCCGCCTCGGAAATCGTTTCTGTCACGTCTGTCTTTGAAGAATCTGATATATTCATATATCTATTGATGTCTGTGCTGTTAGTTATCGTCTCGTCATCATCGGAAACTCTTTTCTGACTGACATCTGTCactttactatttattttatcactatAGACTTTTGACTGATGATCTGGACTATCAGCAGCAGAACTGACAGCGCTTTCTTGGttacaataatttgaaattttataacccGGTACTTTATCTTCTTCAGATGAATTTACTGTCTGTTCAACGGATTCTTCATCACTTGCCATTTccattcttgataatttttcttcaacatcTAGAGCTAATTGTttgtaataattcatttctgCTCTGAGTTCATCTGTCATCTGTCAGACAAtgaatggtaattatttaaataaatttatttataaacaaatggtAGGATTTTAAGAAAACTTACGAAAGGGGGAAGGATCCGAACCCCTCGAACTTTAATACAACTCATATATGAGTCCATTATGTACTTGGGATCTTTAGTTAAATctgtcaacaaaaaaaaaagtaaataaacacgcctattaaaaaaaattgtatcataataattatggaTTTAGTTGTAAACTTACGTGTTTTTTTCTACACATTACTGTtggataaaaacaaaagtgTGTTTTAAAATCATCAACTTATTGAGTAAATGTactggataatttttaaaattatttagaggCCTTGGAAATAATAAACAGCTTAAAGttgaggttaaaaaaataaactctacCCGCATACTAGACTGACTAAAATGTTTGGCGCGAAGTTGGCCATTGTGTTCAAAATTATAAGCGCGCGCATAAAGGTGTCGCTGCAAATCTACTCATCGATGGCGCTGCTGATGTGATGGATTGTCATTCTCAGCTTTGACTCCTTGTAGTATTCAGgtgaaaatttcttttttggcttggtgacatctataagataaCAGTTTTTTGACAGATTGATAAGACGCCTAAATGTTGACAAAACAATCAGAGATTTATGtcactaaaaaatatctacaaaAGACTTGACACAAACGGcggcaaaatttaaattataataaacaatcaaGTGTCATCTGAATGACCTGTCAAAtgagatgatttttttaagacGTCAAAGAGAATACAAATTTCTTGTGAGTCCTAGGACCAACATCtgtatgttttatttaaataaaaaaacttgacttggagacaaataaaaattttcttgtccttttaaaagacatttttatgACATAAAGTATCTCTGTGTAACTTGGATAGAACAAGTGGAAAAGAAGAGGTTATCAGTTTCagtttgatttaaaaaaatttaatttctaactgatgtcaattttttcaaataaccgAAAGCTGTTGTGATGCCACTagataataatacttaaatatcTGTAGCTGAATGtgacaattttcaattttcttcgcgaaatgtcaaaaataaataaatttttttaatttcaatattttcgcGCCATATATTTAGCGGAGAGGGTGCCATACTTTCATCCTAAAAACATTTCTGGACATGTACTGGACCTATTATACCACAACTTTAACAAAAGATTTAAGAAAGTCGACTTAAATAATGGGTCTACTAAAAGTAACAACATTCAATTTGACTAGATTTAACAATTGTAAACTTATCACCTCGATCAAGCCTTTTGTTAAAGTTGCGGTATAATAGGCCCAGTACATGTCCAGAAATGTTTTTAGGATGAAAGTATGGCACCCAGCGGAGAGTGTATTAATGATGAAAGTGGCGCGCATGTTGGTtagtttttaatgtttaaaattaaaaaaaggttaTTACCCACGTGTTTGTGACAATCTTTTAAGATTTATAAtacatttgaattattaatgataattaataaatttattgataatggatgcttttgatttatttaaaaaattatcagctgGTAccaaatttgataaaaaacgtTTCCGTTCAGatgttgaaaaattcaaagtaagATATTGCTCTTATAaccttatttttaatatttattatttatttttatatttatttatgaatgttGTTAACTGTTTAATTATAGAATGTCTCGaaagtggaaaaaaatgaagaaaaattaataaaaactgaaCCAGTTGAATCAGCGCCTTCAGTTAAACGAAAACATGATCAAGTTTCAGATGATGAGGAAATTTATCAAGTACCGAGCAACGAATttcaggaaaataaaaatactctgGTTTTATTGAATGGTATGTCTGTCCCAGTCGATGGagttaaagttaaaaagaataagaaaCAAAAAGTGTCGACtgaagaacaaaaaattagattAGAAAAAGAAAgggtatattttatattttttattaaaaatcatttcggTAATggtctatttatatttacaatattaattatttttttttagataaatcattttagaaataaaaatcgtATATCTGTAATTGGTAGACATGTTCCAAAGCCAATAGAGTCTTTTGATGAGCTTGGAGTAGCCTACAATATTCCTGAAGAtcttctaaaaaatataaaggaaTGCAATTACTCTTCTCCGACGCCGATTCAAATGCAAGCATTACCAATAATGCTAGAGGTAAATGATTTATCTAATTTATACTATTAAGAGAGTAAGGAATAGTTTTTTTCGGCaatgaaatcaataaatttggtaattaatgATGAGATTTGTTTCATTAAATcccaatgataattaaaataaacaaattccAGAGTTAATTTTAGAGAAGAGATTTTattaaacagttaaatttaaatcatatttaataaatttagcaGTAATACTTGGGCAGTCAgtcgtaaattattattttattactgacttaatattttaattaaatatttttttatagaaaagaCAATTATTAGCGTGCGCTCCAACTGGTTCTGGTAAAACAGCTGCGTTCTTACTACCGATAATCCATCATCTGAAAGGCCCAGCAAAAAAAGGTTTCCGAGCTGTAATTTTGAATCCAACGAGAGAATTAGCAAAACAAACATATAGAGAATGTATGCGATTAAGTGAAGGTCGAGGTTTCCGAATCCACATTATCAGTAAATTGGAGCAAGCGTTAGATAAATATGGACCTAAAAGTTCGCAAAAATTTGACATTCTCATCACGACACCTAAGAGATTATTGTGTTTAATAAATCACGAACC
This genomic interval carries:
- the LOC103570871 gene encoding uncharacterized protein LOC103570871 — translated: MDSYMSCIKVRGVRILPPFMTDELRAEMNYYKQLALDVEEKLSRMEMASDEESVEQTVNSSEEDKVPGYKISNYCNQESAVSSAADSPDHQSKVYSDKINSKVTDVSQKRVSDDDETITNSTDINRYMNISDSSKTDVTETISEAGKPRVPKTLDIVPITVELPHFYKQKSSSDVEETDAETPKLVRQGSYTLDSPSPMLLAHLQHRQDDYVPTPAVNGLGQKEWSVNCSKTEWTLKDKQGIDEIKKNSSDSGVNSAARRSSISVSGSNDRSDKIMEDKTDKQLVGVSHHAAKSVDCIQSMLSKELIYGASNKKSSIPVVRSKSSNAVKSYGNYNCKNSRDVSVSNAAKIYGGSHKSLSNGNSPSFKKKNISNNRMTQSFDASTNEQYDGSCTSDKTTKPVITSEKLLQVFKEIQKTHHQQMAHLIARQQREQIIMQQEFEKQQLMLLEQLEKTCPGISLPAIIKKITTPVDKLKGKNSPRGSVSLPRDNQNRSDTESSPLNGSSFGSEGSLSINLNVSHDASLSECKISREKKISSVSRQLFPLESKTTHIPIANGAVYNDRHIKAATIINAYARGYLVRRLMKTERIMTLKNTYREALHCMLKLHVDAPWELAELNFHKRLQHQCDAASMSIVELFSQSPSRKMTIISQDRQIKQARQQRPTSAKSSYSFATQRTLARKKFKEMGIITMPEPAPRHPCTARTRCQTWTSNSREKRSPGLINQGIKRSTSAGAVRKPWR